The segment CGGGCGGAAACGATGACTGTTGCGAGCAATCGGCTCGGTCGGATAGCTGGCGTGATCCACCAAGATTTCTTGGGCGATAAAGAACAGGCGTGCGGCGGCGCGGAAACGCTTGACGTCAAAGCTGCCGTCTTCGCCCAAGAACTTCATCAAGTTGATGCTGGCCAGGTTGCACGCCGTGTCGTCCAGGAACATGTATTCGCTGCACGGATTGGACGCGTTGATGTCGCCGCTGTTGGGGCACGTGTGCCACTTGTTGATCGTCGTGTCGTACTGAACGCCGGGATCGCCACAGTGCCACGCACATTCGGCCATCTTGTTCAGCAATTCTTTGGCATCGTACGACGGCGCGTCGACGGTCGGTTTGTCGGTGACCCAGCGGGTCTGCCACTGGCCGCCCGCCCGGACGGTTTCCATGAAGTCGTCGGTGACACGCACCGACAGGTTGGCGTTTTGGAAACAAACGCTGCTGTAAGCTTCGCCGTTGAAGTTGCTTTCGTAGCCTTCGCGGATCAGGGCGTGAGCCTTCTGTTCTTCCTTCCATTTGCATTCGATGAATTCCAACACGTCCGGGTGCCAGACCTTCAGCGATTGCATCTTGGCCGCGCGACGAGTCTTTCCGCCGCTTTTGATCACGCCGGCGATGGAGTCATAAACCCGCATGAAGGACAACGGGCCGGACGGGGTGCCACCACCGGACAGCTTTTCGCGTTGGCTGCGGATTGTCGACAAGTCGGTGCCGGTACCGCTGCCGAACTTGAACAACATCGCCTCGCTGCACGCCAGACGCATGATGTCTTCCATGTTGTCGTCGACGCTTTGGATGAAGCACGCCGAACCCTGCGGAAACTCGTAGGGGTTTTCCGGCTGGAGCGTTTCGTCGCTGGTCCGATCCCAGTGCCAGTTGCACTTGTCGCCCACCACGCCGTATTGCGGGTACAGGCCGACGTTGAACCACACGGGGCTGTTGAACGCACCATGTTGGTGCAGGCACAACCAGGTCAGGTCACGATAGAACCGATCGCCGTCTTCGGCGGAATCAAAGTAACCGTCTTCCAGCCCCCAGTCGGTGATCGTGCGGGTGACGCGGTGGATCAGTTGGCGGACCGACCGTTCACGTTCGGTACCGTTCTTGGGATCGCCATAGAAATACTTCGAAACCACGACGTTGGTGGCCAGTTGGCTCCACGACGACGGGACTTCGCAGTCGGTCTGTTCGAACAGCGGTTTGCCGTTCTCGTCCTTGATCGCCGCACTGCGCAGTTCCCAGGTGGTGGTTTCGAAAGGCGTCGAATCGTTCTGGGGGCAGAAAACCGTGTCGATTTTCAGTCCCGAGCGATCTGTACGCAACGCATCGCTGAACCGTTGCCGGGCATAGGCGACACCATGTTCGGCATTGACCTTCTCCAGAGCCGGGTCGGAACTTTCCTTGCGATCGGATGCGGGCAGAACAGTAGCCATGACTTTTGAAGACTCCTAAAGGTCGTCCGTGAACGCCGGGGGTGTGAAGTTGGTACGCGGTCCTCGCGTCACACCCGATCGACGTCGCTGCGAAAATAGAAACAAGACTTGCCCAACACATCTGGTCGCCCCGACCACGAGTCGATGCACACTTTCGGCCCCTTAAGTCCATCGGAGGGATCGGAAAATTCCATCTTTCCCGCAGAGTGGTTGAAATCGGCCGAATCGGTAATGCCAGCACTACCGGTAGTGCATTCTAGGCTCGTGAAGCACTAGATGTGGGTCAACGCAGGGGATGATAGGGATCCCGGCGCTGCTGTCAACAAAAATTTGCTACCGAACCTAAGTCGTTTAATAAAAGTACTTTACGTCAGTTTCGGCGAAACGGCCCGATTGTCGCCTTCGTCCCGCCGATGCGCGCAAAGCCATGCCGCATGAAGGTTTACAGAAATTTGCTAGCAAATTCCGACAAGCCGTGGAAAACTTGTCAAGAAAAACAAAATTCTTCGGTCCAATCGACGCGGCCCGCAGGACCCTTTGGTTTTGACACCTGCCGATCGCCCCCAGTGTTCCATTTGAACAGGGACATCTGCATGGGGCTTGGAGGTCGAGCCATTTCGTTAGCAGACATCCGAGCGTAGCCACCGGGGCCGACCGGCATCGCGGGATGGAATTCGGTCGCGGGCGATGGGGCGACCCCCGCGGCCAAAGATTATCCCAGACTTCAAACTTTCTTCGCCATCGGCCCGACGTGCGGCGATTGGTCAACTAGGATTTTGACGTGGATCGGCCGTTTCCGCTGTGGCTTGTTTGTCTGGCCCGAGGCTCCCGGTCCCGCCATCGTCGCGTTGAACGCAACCGTTTCTGAAACGTCCCCCTCGGATCGTCCCGTTGATGCCCCGCGTCCTTTTGACCGCTTTCGAGCCGTATGACCGCTGGAAAGACAATGCCAGCTGGCAGGCGTTGGTGGAATTGACCAACTGGTACGACGGTCCCGCGCAATTGGTCACCCGACGCTATCCGGTGGATTTGTCGGAAATGAGCCACCGGTTGCGGGAAGACCTGCACCAGGGATTCGATTTGGCCATTCATTTGGGCCAGGCCCCCGGTTCGGCGGTCGTCCGGCTGGAATCGGTGGGATTGAACCTGCGTAGCGATGGCACGCCCTTGATCCCGAATGCCCCAGAGGCGTACCGGACGGCTTTGCCCCTGGACGCGGTCGCCGACGCGCTGAACGCCGCAGGAATCCCCGGGCGTGTGTCACACCACGCGGGAACGTTTCTGTGCAACGCCGCTCTTTATCTCAGCCAGCATTATGGCCAGTCCTTCGGGATGTCGACGCAAAGCGTCTTTGTGCACCTGCCGCTGACGCCGGCCCAAGTGGCCGCTGATTCGCAGGATTTCGCCAGCATGAGTTCGCAGTTGTCCGCCGCGGCGATCGCGATGACCATCGCTCGGTTGACCGAACGCGTCGCCTGAGGGGCGGCGGCGACCGATCCCCCGGGTGACCCGGCCAAGCCCGCAATGCAGATTTTTGACCGTCGGGGGTAAAGATATGACGGTCGTTCGGCCGATACCGGTTGTGACGAGCGTTTCGGACAGCAGTCCGAAGCGTGTTTCACACATTTCAGATTGACTGTCGAAGCCAATCCGCGAAGGCGAGAATCGATGACCCGCATCACGAAAAAACAACGATTGACCGGCGGTGCCTTGCTGACCCTGATCATCGGTTCGACGTTGGCTGCGGCCACGGGGTGCCAGTCCAGCATCAACGGCCAAACGTTGCCCAGCGCGTACTACCTGCAAGACGACGTGCAATACTTCCCCGTCGGCCCGGAATTCAAGCTCTCGCGTGAAGCCGCGGCGTTGCAGGCCGCTCGCGCCGAAGAAAAGGCCAACCGCTGATCCAAAGCCGACCGCTTTTGCGGTTCGCTTTGTTTCCATGCCGGGGTCGCATCCTGTGGTGTTGATGTGATCCTGACGCGGGACGTGGACATTGCCTTTGCTCCGCGTCGCCAACCGGGCGGTGTGCCGATATCATGCGGCCATGAACAAGCCACATCCCAACAAACACCGCTTCTTGCCGGCCACCGTTCTGGTCGCCCTGGCCTTCTTTCTAGCGCTAGCGCCGGGTTGTCGTGACGCCACGGTTACAGGCCCCGCGACGACCGATGATGTCGCCGTGCCGACCGGACCGGTGACCGTCGAAGTCATTTCGGATTATTCCACCCAGACGGTCACCATCGATGATGTGGCCGAAGGCACGACGTTGGAAGACGTCATGCGACAGGTCGAATCGCTGGACGTCGGTGTCACCGGCAGCGGTGAAATGGCATTCGTCGACAGCATGCTGGGCCAGTCCACCGGGACCGAAGGCGGCTGGACGTTCAAAGTCGACGGCGAATTTTCCAAGCTGGGCATCGGATCGGTCAAGCTGAGCCCGCCGACCACTGTGACGTGGGCCTACAGCGATTGGCCCGACGCGGCGTCGGAGTAAGACGTCGACGCAGTGGCTTTGGAGTGAAACATCGGCGGCCGGTCGATGTTCGGCGCGGATTACGACGAAAGCGAAGCGGGCTGGCTGGCGATCTGACGCATCCAGTCTTGGACTTTGGTCAGCGTCGGAAACTGTGACGCGATCCCCGCGATGCCGATGGCGGGAAAGATCAAGAACAGCAGATCGCCTTGTATCATCATCAGGATGCTGCCCATCACGCCGACGCCTTCGAAAATCGCGCTGGTCACGATCCGCGCCGCTTGGTCGCCGCCGGACAGATAACGCATCGGGCCTTCGATCGGATCGTCGCCGTCGGGTACGGTAAATCCACCGGACTGTTCGGCGCGAAAACGTTGCACGGCCGCTTTGCGGATGGTGGGCGGAAGGAAGAACGCGGCGGCCAGGCTGATGGCTGTGAACGCCGTTGCAATGCCCGGCAGGACCAAGTCCCCGGCACCGGCGGGTTCACGTTCCTCGGCCGCCATTTCCTGGGCCACCGCTTCTCTCTGGTCGGCCGACGACAGGGTCATGTAGGTCATCACCGCGGCGATCAGG is part of the Crateriforma spongiae genome and harbors:
- a CDS encoding pyroglutamyl-peptidase I; the protein is MPRVLLTAFEPYDRWKDNASWQALVELTNWYDGPAQLVTRRYPVDLSEMSHRLREDLHQGFDLAIHLGQAPGSAVVRLESVGLNLRSDGTPLIPNAPEAYRTALPLDAVADALNAAGIPGRVSHHAGTFLCNAALYLSQHYGQSFGMSTQSVFVHLPLTPAQVAADSQDFASMSSQLSAAAIAMTIARLTERVA
- a CDS encoding DUF4430 domain-containing protein; this translates as MNKPHPNKHRFLPATVLVALAFFLALAPGCRDATVTGPATTDDVAVPTGPVTVEVISDYSTQTVTIDDVAEGTTLEDVMRQVESLDVGVTGSGEMAFVDSMLGQSTGTEGGWTFKVDGEFSKLGIGSVKLSPPTTVTWAYSDWPDAASE